A window of the Lolium perenne isolate Kyuss_39 chromosome 7, Kyuss_2.0, whole genome shotgun sequence genome harbors these coding sequences:
- the LOC127317910 gene encoding origin of replication complex subunit 1: protein MDLSATPTRSNSKTKFSPSKTTAASAAAQMDFSTPSKPMPRRRSKSMASPPPMSPATPSTVRRSRRLLETPTKDLPETPAKDLAATPVKPKPTPTLKRKRAAPSPKTPSQAEPKRQRRLPKQTAHYRKVVYDGGEFAVGDDVYVKRQEGAESDAEDPEQEECRVCFRTSGGVMVECDACLGGFHLRCVRPPLRRVPEGDWACPYCEAERAGRAIDRPKPPVGKRIRRTAKEKLLSSDLWAARIESLRREPDGAFWAKVRWYIIPEETAAGRQPHNLRRELYRSNDIGDIEMETILRHCFVMSPKEFRDATNEGDDVFYCEYEYDEHWHNFKRLADIDDEPETKEDPSDEPYNADNDYVSDTDEDSEYDEEDEPATRCVARKNQSHGLAANSRTGRIYGLQKIGIRKIPEHVRCYQKTALEKAKATLLLATLPKSLPCRDKEMEEISTFVKDAICNDQCLGRCLYIHGVPGTGKTMSVLAVMRRLRSEFDSGALRPYCFIEINGLKLASPENIYKVIYEQLSGHRVGWKKALHYLTEHFSDGIKIGKQANQPIVLLIDELDLLLTRNQSVLYNILDWPTKPNSNLVIIGIANTMDLPEKLFPRISSRMGIQRLCFGPYNYRQLQEIITSRLKGIDAFEDQAIEFASRKVAAMSGDARRALEICRRAAEFADYRVKQLQQVGPTPSPGGNGAVCMGDIEDAIQEVFQAPHIQVMKNCPKFGKIILAAMVHELYRSGLGEVLFDKLASTVFSWCHANRELLPGYDTLLKICCKLGESKIVLCEEGTKHKLQKLQLNYPSDDVTFALKESPDLPWLSKYL, encoded by the exons ATGGATCTCTCCGCCACCCCGACTAGATCCAATTCCAAGACCAAATTCTCTCCATCGAAGaccaccgccgcctccgccgccgcccagaTGGACTTCTCCACCCCGTCCAAGCCTATGCCCAGGCGGAGGTCCAAATCCATGGCCTCGCCGCCGCCGATGTCTCCGGCGACGCCCTCCACCGTCCGCAGATCCCGCCGCCTCCTGGAGACCCCCACCAAGGACCTCCCGGAGACCCCCGCCAAGGACCTCGCGGCGACCCCGGTGAAGCCCAAGCCCACGCCCACCCTCAAGCGGAAGCGGGCCGCGCCGTCGCCCAAAACCCCGAGCCAGGCCGAGCCCAAGCGGCAGAGGCGGCTGCCGAAGCAGACCGCGCACTACCGGAAGGTGGTGTACGACGGTGGGGAGTTCGCCGTCGGAGACGACGTGTACGTGAAGCGCCAGGAGGGGGCGGAGTCGGACGCGGAGGACCCGGAGCAGGAGGAGTGCCGCGTGTGCTTCCGCACCAGCGGCGGGGTCATGGTGGAGTGCGACGCGTGCCTTGGCGGGTTCCACCTGCGGTGCGTGCGCCCGCCGCTGCGGCGTGTGCCTGAGGGGGATTGGGCGTGCCCATACTGTGAAGCCGAGCGTGCGGGGAGGGCGATTGACAGACCCAAGCCGCCCGTTGGGAAGAGGATCAGGAGGACAGCCAAAGAGAAGCTTCTCTCCAGCGATTTATGGGCTGCACGCATCGAGAG TTTACGGAGGGAGCCAGATGGAGCATTCTGGGCAAAGGTGAGGTGGTACATTATTCCTGAAGAGACCGCAGCAGGAAGGCAGCCACATAATTTGCGGAGAGAGCTCTATCGTAGTAATGATATTGGAGACATTGAG ATGGAAACTATCCTTAGACATTGTTTTGTCATGAGCCCCAAAGAGTTCAGGGATGCCACTAATGAAGGAGATGATGTATTTTATTGTGAATACGAGTATGATGAACATTGGCATAATTTTAAGCGTCTGGCAGATATTGATGATGAACCTGAG ACAAAAGAAGATCCCAGCGACGAGCCTTACAATGCTGATAATGATTATGTCAGTGATACTGACGAAGATTCAGAATATGATGAGGAGGATGAACCGGCCACACGTTGCGTGGCCAGAAAGAACCAATCTCATGGATTGGCTGCT AATTCACGGACAGGGAGGATATATGGCCTGCAAAAGATTGGGATCCGAAAAATACCTGAGCATGTTCGGTGTTATCAAAAGACTGCTCTGGAGAAGGCGAAAGCTACACTGTTATTGGCTACTCTTCCCAAATCATTGCCTTGCAGGGATAA AGAAATGGAGGAGATATCTACATTTGTGAAGGATGCAATTTGCAATGACCAATGTCTAGGACGCTGCCTGTATATTCATGGTGTGCCTGGTACTGGCAAG ACTATGAGTGTACTTGCAGTCATGAGGAGGTTGAGATCTGAATTTGATTCTGGAGCTCTGAGGCCCTATTGTTTTATAGAAATCAATGGTCTCAAATTAGCTTCCCCAGAGAATATCTACAAG GTTATATATGAACAGTTGAGTGGGCATAGGGTTGGATGGAAAAAAGCTCTTCATTATTTAACTGAGCACTTTTCAGATGGCATTAAAATCGGAAAGCAAGCAaaccaaccaattgttttgctcattGATGAACTTGATCTTCTTTTGACAAGAAATCAGTCG GTGCTGTATAACATTCTTGATTGGCCCACCAAGCCAAATTCAAACCTAGTTATTATAG GTATAGCAAACACAATGGATCTTCCAGAAAAACTATTTCCTCGCATCTCAAGTAGGATGGGTATTCAACGGCTCTGTTTTGGCCCTTATAATTATCGACAACTGCAAGAAATCATAACAAGCCGTCTTAAGGGTATCGATGCCTTTGAAGATCAAGCTATTGAATTTGCTTCTAGAAAG GTAGCTGCTATGTCTGGCGATGCTAGGCGTGCCTTAGAAATCTGTAGACGTGCCGCAGAGTTTGCAGACTACCGTGTTAAACAACTACAACAAGTTGGACCGACTCCATCTCCTGGAG GAAATGGTGCTGTTTGCATGGGTGATATAGAAGACGCGATTCAAGAAGTCTTTCAGGCACCACATATTCAA GTAATGAAGAACtgcccaaaatttggaaaaattatATTGGCTGCTATGGTTCACGAATTATACAGAAGTGGCCTAGGTGAAGTATTATTTGATAAG CTAGCATCGACTGTTTTCTCGTGGTGCCATGCCAATAGAGAACTATTGCCTGGATATGACACTCTCCTGAAAATCTG TTGCAAGCTTGGTGAGAGCAAGATAGTTCTCTGTGAGGAAGGCACTAAGCATAAGTTGCAGAAGCTGCAGCTCAACTACCCAAG CGACGATGTGACCTTTGCACTGAAGGAGTCCCCAGATCTTCCTTGGTTGTCTAAGTACCTGTAA
- the LOC127313494 gene encoding uncharacterized protein: protein MAKRSATPAIARRRANAVTLLPTNVPHRFLRLLAAIPKIVRRRRRQRSLIAVSPSSEKRRCGIQSRTPSPTREVEAPPKPKRPEAEQPPHEDPAAAAGKYWAHRHSLFSLYDRGVRMDAEGWYSATPEAIAAAQAARASPAGLVVDAFAGVGGNSIQFAARGCYVIAVEIDPRKVELARHNARIYGVEDMIEFVVGDFFRLAPALKADLVFLSPPWGGPSYNQTPIYTLDMLKPKDGYMLFQAAQKIARNIIMFLPRNVDINQVEELSWLCSPPLDFESEENYVQHRFKGITAYFGNTAR, encoded by the exons ATGGCAAAAAGAAGCGCCACACCAGCCATCGCTCGCCGCCGGGCCAACGccgtgacactcctccccaccaatGTGCCCCACCGCTTCCTTCGCCTGCTGGCCGCCATCCCGAAAATcgtccgccgtcgccgtcgccagcGCAGCCTCATCGCCGTCTCCCCCTCCTCCGAGAAGCGTAGATGCGGAATCCAATCCCGAACCCCTTCGCCGACCCGCGAGGTCGAGGCGCCGCCGAAGCCGAAGCGCCCGGAGGCGGAGCAGCCCCCGCATGAGGATCCCGCCGCTGCCGCGGGCAAGTACTGGGCTCACCGGCACAGCCTCTTCTCCCTGTACGACCGCGGCGTGCGGATGGACGCCGAGGGCTGGTACTCCGCCACCCCGGAGGCCATCGCCGCCGCGCAGGCCGCCCGCGCCTCCCCCGCCGGCCTCGTCGTCGACGCGTTCGCCGGCGTCGGCGGCAACTCCATCCAGTTCGCAGCCAG GGGTTGCTACGTGATCGCGGTGGAGATCGATCCCCGCAAGGTGGAGCTGGCGAGGCACAACGCCAGGATCTACGGTGTGGAGGACATGATCGAGTTCGTGGTCGGGGATTTCTTCCGGCTCGCGCCTGCCTTGAAG GCAGATTTGGTGTTCCTTTCACCACCATGGGGAGGGCCATCGTACAACCAGACTCCTATTTACACCCTCGATATGCTAAAGCCAAAAGATGG ATACATGTTATTTCAAGCAGCTCAGAAAATAGCTCGTAATATCATCATGTTCTTGCCACGGAATGTGGACATAAACCAAGTAGAGGAGCTTTCGTGGCTGTGTTCTCCTCCCTTGGATTTTGAG AGTGAAGAAAACTATGTGCAACACAGATTCAAAGGAATTACTGCTTATTTTGGAAATACAGCCCGGTGA
- the LOC127317912 gene encoding probable folate-biopterin transporter 2 has protein sequence MSPQPPHDIPEDKGSGREETNVLIEEPPGSPPAKDGGAGSWVPSPVAWFRMLVRELHWSFVLGVVATYGISQGLGGGITRVASDYYWKDVQKVQPSAAQVYHGVTSIPWMVKPLWGLLTDVLPVAGYRRRPYFVLAGIMGVIAMLIVSLHSKLHVMFALLALMSGSASVAIADVTIDACVAENSLIYPHLAADMISLNGFCASVGGLIGFSISGFLVHTIGSQGALGMLTIPSALVILAGFLIKDVHIPNFPYGQAHKKFSEASGKMLMTLKCPEVWRPCFYMYMSLALSVEIQEGMFYWYTDPSAGPSFSEGFIGFIFAIGSVGSLVGVLLYQNILKDYSFRSLLFSSQLLLSLSGMLDLMLVLRLNLKLGIPDYYFAVIDEGISKMINRLKWMPLLVLSSKLCPSGIEGTFFALLMSIDNIGLMTGSWFGGLLLHLLKITRTEFKNLWAAILIRNAMRLLPLALLFLVPRSDPNSILLPADLLAGDDGAEAHRIESVELTSLDVEKNSSTNGSLQESKNKEHLDVGQDDDEASLLANRG, from the exons ATGTCGCCCCAGCCGCCCCACGACATCCCCGAGGACAAGGGGAGCGGCAGAGAGGAGACCAATGTCCTCATCGAGGAGCCCCCGGGGTCGCCGCCGGCAAAGGATGGCGGCGCCGGGAGCTGGGTGCCGTCCCCGGTGGCGTGGTTCCGGATGCTGGTCAGGGAGCTGCACTGGAGCTTCGTGCTCGGCGTGGTGGCGACCTACGGCATCAGCCAGGGGCTCGGCGGCGGAATCACGCGCGTCGCCTCGGACTACTACTGGAAGGACGTGCAGAAGGTGCAGCCGTCCGCCGCGCAGGTGTACCACGGCGTCACGTCCATCCCCTGGATGGTCAAGCCGCTCTGGGGCCTGCTCACCGACGTGCTGCCCGTCGCCGGCTACAGGCGCCGGCCGTACTTTGTCCTTGCAG GCATAATGGGAGTGATTGCCATGCTTATAGTGTCTCTCCACAGCAAGCTTCATGTAATGTTTGCGTTGTTGGCATTGATGTCTGGAAGTGCAAGTGTAGCAATAGCTGATGTAACTATAGATGCCTGTGTAGCCGAAAACAGTCTGATATATCCTCATCTTGCTGCTGACATGATAAGCTTAAATGGCTTCTGTGCATCTGTTGGAGGTCTTATTGGATTCTCAATAAGTGGTTTTCTTGTTCATACAATTGGGTCACAG GGAGCCCTTGGCATGTTAACTATACCTTCTGCCTTGGTAATTTTAGCCGGATTCCTGATAAAGGATGTCCATATCCCAAACTTTCCATACGGGCAG GCTCATAAGAAGTTTTCAGAAGCCAGTGGAAAAATGTTAATGACCTTAAAATGTCCTGAAGTATGGCGTCCATGTTTTTACATGTACATGTCTCTTGCTCTGAGTGTGGAAATTCAAGAAGGAATGTTCTACTGGTACACAGATCCTAGTGCAGGGCCATCTTTTTCCGAG GGATTCATTGGGTTTATCTTTGCAATTGGGTCAGTCGGATCTCTTGTTGGAGTTCTACTTTATCAAAATATTCTCAAGGACTATTCATTTCGCAGCCTTCTATTTTCAAGTCAATTACTACTAAGCCTGTCGGGAATGCTTGATCTCATGTTGGTGCTGCGTTTGAATCTAAAGCTGGGGATACCGGATTACTACTTCGCTGTGATTGATGAGGGGATCTCCAAAATGATCAACCGCCTCAAGTGGATGCCACTTTTAGTGCTTAGCTCAAAGCTTTGCCCATCTGGCATCGAGGGCACATTCTTCGCGCTACTCATGTCCATTGACAACATTGGCCTGATGACAGGATCTTGGTTTGGTGGATTGCTCCTTCATTTGTTGAAAATCACAAGAACAGAATTCAAAAACTTGTGGGCTGCTATTCTGATTCGAAATGCGATGAGGCTACTCCCGTTGGCATTGCTATTCTTGGTGCCGAGAAGTGacccaaattctatcctccttCCTGCTGATTTGCTGGCTGGGGATGATGGTGCTGAAGCTCACCGGATAGAAAGTGTGGAGTTAACCTCTCTTGACGTGGAGAAGAATTCAAGCACCAACGGTTCGCTCCAAGAAAGCAAAAATAAGGAGCATCTTGATGTAGGACAAGATGACGACGAGGCTTCATTACTTGCCAACAGGGGTTGA